In Erigeron canadensis isolate Cc75 chromosome 6, C_canadensis_v1, whole genome shotgun sequence, the following are encoded in one genomic region:
- the LOC122602771 gene encoding two-component response regulator-like APRR3 isoform X1 has translation MRRVGVSSSSIPVAKGSAELNHHNRKELKQVRDGGGQSLSEEDESRINEDSRRVELVISKDVGQRQHPQGPPLVQWERFLPFRSLKVLLVEDDDCTRHVVGALLRNCSYEVTAVANGLEAWKVLIDLNKQIDLVLTEVVMPYLSGIGLLSKIMNHIPRKNIPVVMMSSDDSMGIVFNCLSKGAVDFLVKPIRKNELKNLWQHVWRKCHSSSGSESESGIHAHRPTNVRSNKDSDDDDSEEDDDVSIGLTTKDGSDNGSGNQSSWSRKAVEVESAKYSWDHLAGTPDSTCAHVIHSSPDTVSTKKQGGEDDIIDAVETGKDLEIGVPRNSETNMDLSSKEVGEPNTMSTNNVTVAKSNSMGSPTLELSLKRSRDFEDPDTSTHTRNVLRQSGLSAFSRYNNTTSNGNQAPTGIVGSCSPLDFTLSSETGKPVNILSNSNGAPNQPSNGSSTPNNDMGSSTNIAFSKPEPPADDTAILPGPSEGDKAQFQVRHHHHHYHHHHHHVHKTQQQQTAIPDEGGSSRNMVSNVAAPAEGNAANYGSASGSNNKSNGENGSSGQKGNSYAEGGDNGVAEKSKNGNGSGSGSGSGRGSGVDPDRLAHREAALNKFRQKRKERCFEKKVRYQSRKKLAEQRPRVRGQFVRQGVNGKDADS, from the exons ATGAGGAGAGTTGGGGTGAGTTCTAGTAGTATTCCGGTAGCGAAAGGCTCGGCGGAACTTAATCATCATAACCGTAAGGAGTTGAAGCAAGTGAGGGATGGAGGTGGGCAAAGTTTGTCTGAGGAAGACGAGTCTAGGATTAACGAGGATAGTAGGCGTGTAGAGTTGGTGATATCGAAGGATGTTGGTCAACGACAGCATCCACAAGGGCCGCCTTTAGTTCAATGGGAGAGGTTTTTGCCTTTTCGGTCTCTTAAAGTTTTGTTGGTTGAAGATGATGATTGTACTCGACATGTTGTTGGTGCTCTGCTACGTAACTGCAGCTACGAAG TTACTGCCGTAGCAAATGGTCTAGAAGCTTGGAAAGTACTGATTGATCTCAACAAACAAATTGATCTTGTTCTAACCGAGGTAGTCATGCCATATTTATCAGGAATTGGTCTTTTGTCCAAGATCATGAACCACATACCGCGCAAAAATATTCCAGTCGTCA TGATGTCATCTGACGATTCTATGGGTATAGTCTTTAATTGTTTATCCAAAGGTGCAGTTGACTTTTTAGTCAAGCCTATTCGAAAGAATGAGCTTAAAAACCTCTGGCAGCATGTGTGGAGGAAGTGTCACAGT TCGAGTGGTAGTGAAAGTGAGAGTGGTATACATGCTCATAGACCTACAAATGTGAGAAGCAATAAAGACTCAGATGATGATGACAGTGAGGAAGATGATGACGTCAGCATAGGCCTGACTACTAAGGATGgaagtgataatggaagtgGCAATCag AGTTCATGGTCAAGAAAGGCAGTAGAAGTTGAAAGTGCGAAGTATTCATGGGACCATTTAGCGGGAACCCCTGATAGCACCTGCGCCCATGTAATCCATTCCAGCCCAGATACTGTTAGCACTAAAAAGCAGGGTGGTGAGGATGATATAATTG ATGCGGTTGAAACGGGGAAAGATTTGGAAATAGGAGTCCCTAGAAATTCAGAAACAAACATGGATTTGAGCTCAAAGGAAGTGGGTGAACCAAACACCATGTCTACTAATAATGTTACGGTTGCAAAATCAAATAGTATGGGATCACCTACCCTCGAGCTCAGTTTGAAGAGATCGCGAGACTTCGAAGATCCTGATACAAGTACCCATACACGAAATGTTCTGAGGCAATCTGGCCTTTCAGCCTTCTCCAG GTATAATAACACTACATCGAATGGCAATCAAGCTCCAACAGGGATTGTAGGCAGCTGCTCACCACTAGATTTTACCCTTAGCTCAGAAACAGGAAAACCTGTGAACATACTATCTAACTCAAATGGTGCCCCAAATCAACCTTCTAATGGCAGTAGTACTCCCAATAATGACATGGGCTCGAGCACTAACATCGCATTCTCTAAACCTGAACCTCCAGCCGATGATACAGCAATTCTTCCTGGTCCTTCTGAAGGTGACAAGGCACAGTTTCAAgtccgccaccatcaccaccattaccaccaccatcaccaccatgtTCACAAGACACAGCAGCAACAAACAGCAATCCCGGATGAGGGTGGATCTTCCAGAAACATGGTGTCTAATGTGGCTGCCCCAGCTGAAGGAAATGCTGCTAATTATGGAAGTGCATCAGgtagtaataataaaagtaacgGTGAGAATGGTAGTAGTGGCCAAAAGGGTAACAGTTATGCTGAAGGAGGTGataatggagttgctgaaaaaAGCAAAAATGGAAATGGAAGTGGGAGTGGAAGCGGAAGCGGAAGAGGTAGCGGGGTTGATCCAGACCGATTAGCTCATAGAGAAGCAGCCCTCAACAAATTCCGacagaagagaaaagaaagatgcTTTGAGAAAAAG GTACGATACCAGAGCAGGAAAAAACTGGCAGAACAGAGACCACGTGTTCGTGGACAGTTTGTTAGACAAGGGGTGAATGGGAAGGATGCAGATTCCTAA
- the LOC122606173 gene encoding L10-interacting MYB domain-containing protein-like, whose protein sequence is MDHTGESLEQPIDQIGDSLKLKKGRASWKQEGLEKTFLEACVHESSQNGQNSMTMQAWKNVGETLKKEHGFIVDQRQMKNRYDYIKGKFNVWLKLKNRTGNLYNPVTKSFNLTEEEWAIEMKSNKYAEPLKNAPLMYPDLCIKLYDASAAIGCDGWGPASGLRHPEESHEDPELNEDVDSHHLQQEPLDTTLEPPPLNQACSSRS, encoded by the exons ATGGATCATACTGGAGAGTCTTTGGAACAACCAATTGACCAAATTGGAGATTCTTTGAAACTAAAAAAGGGTAGGGCTAGTTGGAAACAAGAAGGTCTAGAGAAAACGTTTCTTGAAGCATGTGTACATGAGTCGAGCCAAAATGGACAAAATAGCATGACGATGCAAGCATGGAAAAATGTTGGAGAAACGCTAAAAAAAGAACATGGTTTTATTGTCGATCAACGACAAATGAAGAATCGTTATGACTATATTAAAGGAAAGTTTAATGTATGGCTGAAGTTAAAAAACAGGACCGGCAATTTGTACAATCCAGTAACCAAGAGTTTCAATTTGACAGAAGAAGAGTGGGCGATAGAGATGAAG tCAAACAAGTATGCGGAACCACTCAAGAATGCGCCATTGATGTATCCCGATTTGTGTATCAAGCTCTATGATGCATCTGCTGCTATTGGGTGTGATGGTTGGGGACCCGCTTCGGGTCTTCGTCACCCAGAAGAAAGCCATGAAGACCCTGAATTGAATGAAGATGTTGATAGCCATCATCTACAACAAGAACCTCTTGACACAACACTAGAGCCGCCACCTTTAAACCAAGCATGTTCGTCTCGTTCTTGA
- the LOC122603613 gene encoding protein TONNEAU 1a-like, protein MDDYTREMMDLKTLVTRTLEKKGVLAKIRAELRASVFEAIEEEDKAIEKEEGLPPALLGSCNDRAKQLHASPSGRLLTALVCEYLDWAQLNHTLKVYLPECNLQKDAWKAELRDFSEKNGYDINRNGDSCPLLLDVLEGFLKFENQSQGRGSGRRAPAPEQDSTSYLDSRNRRPSSSSVVGGLAPLGRQGPGTQTSDRRGGSSNSSYRSDDWRYENDDTSENITRASIALENLQLDRKSRNLTTSWRHGGEGSNEDHM, encoded by the exons ATGGACGATTATACAAGAGAAATGATGGACCTGAAGACCCTTGTCACTCGAACCCTAGAGAAGAAAGGGGTTCTCGCTAAGATCCGA GCCGAGCTCAGAGCAAGTGTTTTCGAGGctatagaagaagaagataaggCAATTGAAAAGGAGGAAGGCCTGCCTCCTGCATTGCTTGGTAGCTGCAATGATCGTGCAAAGCAACTTCATGCTTCTCCTTCAG GACGGCTTTTAACTGCACTTGTATGTGAGTATTTGGATTGGGCACAGCTGAACCACACACTAAAAGTTTATTTACCCGAGTGCAATTTG CAAAAGGATGCCTGGAAAGCGGAGTTAAGAGATTTTAGCGAAAAGAATGGATATGATATAAACAGGAATGGAGATAGCTGTCCGTTGCTGTTGGATGTGCTTGAAGGCTTCTTGAAATTTGAG AATCAATCTCAAGGAAGAGGTAGTGGAAGGAGAGCGCCAGCTCCAGAGCAAGACTCTACATCGTATCTAGACTCTCGAAACCGAAggccatcttcatcatctgtaGTTGGGGGATTAGCTCCACTTGGAAG ACAAGGTCCCGGTACCCAAACGTCTG ACCGAAGAGGAGGTTCCTCAAACTCTAGCTACAGGAGTGATGATTGGAGATATGAAAATGACGATACTTCAGAAAATATTACTCGTGCCTCCATTGCCTTGGAAAATCTTCAGTTGGACCGCAAGTCTCGAAATTTGACTACCTCTTGGCG GCATGGTGGGGAAGGCAGCAACGAAGACCACATGTAA
- the LOC122602771 gene encoding two-component response regulator-like APRR3 isoform X2, whose protein sequence is MRRVGVSSSSIPVAKGSAELNHHNRKELKQVRDGGGQSLSEEDESRINEDSRRVELVISKDVGQRQHPQGPPLVQWERFLPFRSLKVLLVEDDDCTRHVVGALLRNCSYEVTAVANGLEAWKVLIDLNKQIDLVLTEVVMPYLSGIGLLSKIMNHIPRKNIPVVMMSSDDSMGIVFNCLSKGAVDFLVKPIRKNELKNLWQHVWRKCHSSSGSESESGIHAHRPTNVRSNKDSDDDDSEEDDDVSIGLTTKDGSDNGSGNQSSWSRKAVEVESAKYSWDHLAGTPDSTCAHVIHSSPDTVSTKKQGDAVETGKDLEIGVPRNSETNMDLSSKEVGEPNTMSTNNVTVAKSNSMGSPTLELSLKRSRDFEDPDTSTHTRNVLRQSGLSAFSRYNNTTSNGNQAPTGIVGSCSPLDFTLSSETGKPVNILSNSNGAPNQPSNGSSTPNNDMGSSTNIAFSKPEPPADDTAILPGPSEGDKAQFQVRHHHHHYHHHHHHVHKTQQQQTAIPDEGGSSRNMVSNVAAPAEGNAANYGSASGSNNKSNGENGSSGQKGNSYAEGGDNGVAEKSKNGNGSGSGSGSGRGSGVDPDRLAHREAALNKFRQKRKERCFEKKVRYQSRKKLAEQRPRVRGQFVRQGVNGKDADS, encoded by the exons ATGAGGAGAGTTGGGGTGAGTTCTAGTAGTATTCCGGTAGCGAAAGGCTCGGCGGAACTTAATCATCATAACCGTAAGGAGTTGAAGCAAGTGAGGGATGGAGGTGGGCAAAGTTTGTCTGAGGAAGACGAGTCTAGGATTAACGAGGATAGTAGGCGTGTAGAGTTGGTGATATCGAAGGATGTTGGTCAACGACAGCATCCACAAGGGCCGCCTTTAGTTCAATGGGAGAGGTTTTTGCCTTTTCGGTCTCTTAAAGTTTTGTTGGTTGAAGATGATGATTGTACTCGACATGTTGTTGGTGCTCTGCTACGTAACTGCAGCTACGAAG TTACTGCCGTAGCAAATGGTCTAGAAGCTTGGAAAGTACTGATTGATCTCAACAAACAAATTGATCTTGTTCTAACCGAGGTAGTCATGCCATATTTATCAGGAATTGGTCTTTTGTCCAAGATCATGAACCACATACCGCGCAAAAATATTCCAGTCGTCA TGATGTCATCTGACGATTCTATGGGTATAGTCTTTAATTGTTTATCCAAAGGTGCAGTTGACTTTTTAGTCAAGCCTATTCGAAAGAATGAGCTTAAAAACCTCTGGCAGCATGTGTGGAGGAAGTGTCACAGT TCGAGTGGTAGTGAAAGTGAGAGTGGTATACATGCTCATAGACCTACAAATGTGAGAAGCAATAAAGACTCAGATGATGATGACAGTGAGGAAGATGATGACGTCAGCATAGGCCTGACTACTAAGGATGgaagtgataatggaagtgGCAATCag AGTTCATGGTCAAGAAAGGCAGTAGAAGTTGAAAGTGCGAAGTATTCATGGGACCATTTAGCGGGAACCCCTGATAGCACCTGCGCCCATGTAATCCATTCCAGCCCAGATACTGTTAGCACTAAAAAGCAGGGTG ATGCGGTTGAAACGGGGAAAGATTTGGAAATAGGAGTCCCTAGAAATTCAGAAACAAACATGGATTTGAGCTCAAAGGAAGTGGGTGAACCAAACACCATGTCTACTAATAATGTTACGGTTGCAAAATCAAATAGTATGGGATCACCTACCCTCGAGCTCAGTTTGAAGAGATCGCGAGACTTCGAAGATCCTGATACAAGTACCCATACACGAAATGTTCTGAGGCAATCTGGCCTTTCAGCCTTCTCCAG GTATAATAACACTACATCGAATGGCAATCAAGCTCCAACAGGGATTGTAGGCAGCTGCTCACCACTAGATTTTACCCTTAGCTCAGAAACAGGAAAACCTGTGAACATACTATCTAACTCAAATGGTGCCCCAAATCAACCTTCTAATGGCAGTAGTACTCCCAATAATGACATGGGCTCGAGCACTAACATCGCATTCTCTAAACCTGAACCTCCAGCCGATGATACAGCAATTCTTCCTGGTCCTTCTGAAGGTGACAAGGCACAGTTTCAAgtccgccaccatcaccaccattaccaccaccatcaccaccatgtTCACAAGACACAGCAGCAACAAACAGCAATCCCGGATGAGGGTGGATCTTCCAGAAACATGGTGTCTAATGTGGCTGCCCCAGCTGAAGGAAATGCTGCTAATTATGGAAGTGCATCAGgtagtaataataaaagtaacgGTGAGAATGGTAGTAGTGGCCAAAAGGGTAACAGTTATGCTGAAGGAGGTGataatggagttgctgaaaaaAGCAAAAATGGAAATGGAAGTGGGAGTGGAAGCGGAAGCGGAAGAGGTAGCGGGGTTGATCCAGACCGATTAGCTCATAGAGAAGCAGCCCTCAACAAATTCCGacagaagagaaaagaaagatgcTTTGAGAAAAAG GTACGATACCAGAGCAGGAAAAAACTGGCAGAACAGAGACCACGTGTTCGTGGACAGTTTGTTAGACAAGGGGTGAATGGGAAGGATGCAGATTCCTAA